The window ATTGAAACCACTGTGAGGTCGCATGATGAGAGTTATTGAGTCAGTTGCCGATGTTGGGGGCTTGTTTACTGTCAACGAGTTTTGTAAGTGGGCCAGTATTGGTCGCACCAAGCTTTATGCCGAGATGAATGCCGGAAGACTCATGGCAAAGAAGATTGGTAGCCGAACCTTGATCCCAAGAGCTGAAGCGCAAAAATGGATGGAGCAGCTACCTACGAAGCATTGAAGCCAGCACTCCAATAAAAAAGCCGATCATTTGATCGGCTTTTTTATTTTTTAGAAAAATTTTCACAAAAAGATAGAAGTTTTCCTTGTCAAACGCTACATAAAACGCCCCCCCCCGCTTTCCCCTCTGCATTCCTCTCCCTCTATCTATCTGTCTTTGGTGTTGGATTGGATGCTCTTTGAGAGAGTGAGTGATGGCAATGGTGATGTAAAGGAAATTTCTATGTCTATGAAGCTAGCTCTGAATAGAGCCGAGATGGCCCGTGAATCAATGATCCAGGCAACAGAGTGGCTGGACGCCAGAGGTGTTCACTACAGACACCTTCCACCTTCACAACTGAAGATCGGCCCCATCAACTACTGGCCTTCTACTGGCAGCATCACCGTAGACAACGAAACCGGCAAGCGCCCCTATCTGGGTCTGCAAGGCTTGGAACTTGTCTTGCTAGAGCTCCAAGGCCGTTACCCTGTCAGGCGTTCTGCATAGGGACGCTACGGCAGCGCTCTCCTAGGGTGATTTTTTCGGCGGGGTCTTCTTTAAGCTGTTGATTTCAAATGGATTTATTTTCCAGTCTGGTTTGAAATCTTCGGTTTTTCGGGGCTGGGTGTCGAAAATTGAGTCAAAGATGCTAGGGCCAAGAGGAGGACTTTTCACATTATGAGATTCATAACTTGCGTTCTGCTCTAGTGCCAAGCTT of the Acidovorax sp. 107 genome contains:
- a CDS encoding helix-turn-helix domain-containing protein; the protein is MRVIESVADVGGLFTVNEFCKWASIGRTKLYAEMNAGRLMAKKIGSRTLIPRAEAQKWMEQLPTKH